A genomic stretch from Streptomyces sp. QL37 includes:
- a CDS encoding MarR family winged helix-turn-helix transcriptional regulator, with protein sequence MERPTSTAPTDQAPADPAATDDTLAAQPIGYWSGLAHTAVTRHLRDAMARIDVTQPQYWVLNRVHGGSAAPTREEVVAQLTPLADGPQDISRVVDQLLHRGWIGEDGQRLGLTDEGEAARLRLRELVTGLRAEVHRGISDAEYVAALKVLRTMVTNIEGPRPV encoded by the coding sequence ATGGAACGGCCGACCAGCACCGCCCCCACCGATCAGGCGCCTGCGGACCCGGCGGCCACGGACGACACGCTGGCCGCACAGCCCATCGGTTACTGGAGCGGCCTGGCCCACACGGCAGTCACCCGCCACCTGCGGGACGCCATGGCCAGGATCGACGTCACGCAGCCGCAGTACTGGGTGCTCAACCGGGTGCACGGCGGGTCCGCCGCGCCCACCCGCGAGGAGGTCGTCGCCCAGCTCACTCCCCTCGCCGACGGGCCGCAGGACATCTCCAGGGTCGTCGACCAGCTGCTCCACCGCGGCTGGATCGGCGAGGACGGGCAGCGGCTGGGCCTCACCGACGAGGGGGAGGCCGCCCGGCTGCGCCTGCGTGAGCTGGTGACCGGCCTCCGCGCCGAGGTCCACCGGGGGATCAGCGACGCGGAGTACGTGGCCGCGCTCAAGGTGCTGCGCACCATGGTGACCAACATCGAGGGCCCGCGCCCCGTCTGA
- a CDS encoding extracellular solute-binding protein, whose amino-acid sequence MKYRTVAVSTAAALAATALLSGCGSDGGDEPASSGPASLTYWAWAPGMDKVADIWNKGPGKEAGITVTVKKQASGDDLVTKIITAAKAHKAPDLVQAEYQALPTLVSNDVLADISEEAGDAKDEFAEGIWQQTTLGSDALYALPQDSGPLMFYYRKDLFGQYGLKVPTTWDEFAETARALKKKAPDKDLTTFSSNDSGLFAGLAQQAGAKWWTTGGDKWKVAIDDPATRKVADFWGGLVEEGAIDNQPMYTPAWNKALNTGKQVAWVSAVWAPGTLTTAAPETKGKWAMAPLPQWTAGENVTGSWGGSSTAVTNDSKDKKAAATFAKWLNTDPAALAALVKEGGIYPAATSAQTGGALSKAPDYFSGQPGFYTEAAEIAQGTAPAAWGPNVNVAYSAFKDNFAAAAKNKSDFGAALTAMQDATVADLKKQGFGVSE is encoded by the coding sequence ATGAAATACCGCACCGTCGCGGTGTCCACAGCCGCCGCACTCGCCGCCACCGCCCTGCTCTCCGGGTGCGGCTCGGACGGCGGCGACGAGCCGGCCTCCTCCGGGCCCGCCTCGCTGACCTACTGGGCGTGGGCGCCCGGCATGGACAAGGTCGCGGACATCTGGAACAAGGGCCCGGGCAAGGAGGCCGGCATCACCGTCACGGTGAAGAAGCAGGCGTCCGGCGACGACCTCGTCACCAAGATCATCACGGCGGCGAAGGCCCACAAGGCCCCCGACCTGGTCCAGGCCGAGTACCAGGCACTCCCCACCCTGGTCTCCAACGACGTCCTCGCCGACATATCCGAGGAGGCGGGCGACGCGAAGGACGAGTTCGCCGAGGGGATCTGGCAGCAGACGACACTCGGCTCGGACGCCCTGTACGCCCTGCCGCAGGACTCCGGCCCGCTGATGTTCTACTACCGCAAGGACCTCTTCGGGCAGTACGGCCTGAAGGTGCCCACCACCTGGGACGAGTTCGCCGAGACGGCCCGCGCGCTGAAGAAGAAGGCGCCGGACAAGGACCTCACCACCTTCTCGTCCAACGACTCGGGCCTCTTCGCGGGCCTCGCCCAGCAGGCGGGCGCGAAGTGGTGGACCACGGGCGGAGACAAGTGGAAGGTCGCCATCGACGACCCGGCCACGCGGAAGGTCGCCGACTTCTGGGGCGGCCTGGTCGAGGAGGGGGCCATCGACAACCAGCCGATGTACACCCCGGCTTGGAACAAGGCGCTCAACACCGGCAAGCAGGTCGCCTGGGTCAGCGCGGTCTGGGCGCCGGGCACCCTGACCACGGCCGCGCCCGAGACCAAGGGCAAGTGGGCCATGGCCCCGCTCCCCCAGTGGACGGCCGGTGAGAACGTCACCGGCAGCTGGGGCGGCTCCTCAACGGCGGTCACCAACGACTCGAAGGACAAGAAGGCCGCAGCGACCTTCGCGAAGTGGCTGAACACCGACCCCGCGGCCCTCGCCGCGCTGGTGAAGGAGGGGGGCATCTACCCGGCCGCGACATCGGCCCAGACCGGCGGCGCGCTCTCGAAGGCGCCGGACTACTTCTCGGGCCAGCCCGGCTTCTACACCGAGGCCGCCGAGATCGCCCAGGGCACCGCCCCGGCCGCCTGGGGGCCGAACGTCAACGTCGCGTACAGCGCCTTCAAGGACAACTTCGCCGCGGCGGCCAAGAACAAGTCGGACTTCGGCGCCGCGCTGACGGCCATGCAGGACGCCACCGTCGCGGACCTGAAGAAGCAGGGCTTCGGAGTCTCGGAGTGA
- a CDS encoding beta-galactosidase, translated as MPHSEPTPYPVGLHKLAFGGDYNPEQWPEEVWHEDVRLMREAGVTMVSVGIFSWALLEPEQGTYDFGWLDRLLDLLHVNGVRADLGTPTVVPPAWFYRAHPEALPLSRDGVRLAFGSRGAICHSSAPYRVAAANITEQLARRYANHPALAMWHVHNEYGVPVSACYCDNCAAHFRRWLTARHGSVEAVNEAWGTAFWGQRYRSLDDIDPPRTTPTVGNPAQQLDYARFADATMRENFTAERDILHRLAPGIPVTTNFMTALSQCDSVDYWAWGREVDLVTNDHYLITDGRRTHVNLAMAADLTRSVAGGGPWLLLEHSTSGVNWQPRNPAKRPGEMARNSLAHVARGSEGAMFFQWRQSRRGAEKFHSAMVPHAGTDSRIWREVSALGAGLGLLEDVRSTRTVADVAMLWDWQSWWAQRLEWRPSEEHDARERADTFYASLYDQHLTVDFAHPDADLSGYPLVVVPALYLATEESGRNLRRYVENGGTLVVSYFSGIVDTDDAVHPGPYPGAFRDVLGLTVEEFSPLGEGGTVRLITPEGAPEGPELTGDVWSDVVIPRGAETVWAYADGIPAGRPAVTRNRLGEGTAWYISTRLSGPGLDTVLARAAADAGIEPRTGLPYDVEVVRRTGDTGSYLFVINHSDAEADVALDAPGTELLTGEPAVDKLAVPAGAVRVVRLDG; from the coding sequence ATGCCGCACTCAGAACCCACGCCGTACCCGGTCGGGCTGCACAAGCTGGCCTTCGGCGGCGACTACAACCCCGAGCAGTGGCCCGAAGAGGTCTGGCACGAGGACGTACGCCTGATGCGGGAAGCGGGCGTGACCATGGTCAGCGTCGGGATCTTCTCCTGGGCGCTGCTGGAGCCCGAACAGGGCACCTACGACTTCGGCTGGCTCGACCGCCTCCTGGACCTGCTGCACGTCAACGGCGTCCGAGCCGACCTGGGCACCCCGACCGTCGTCCCGCCCGCCTGGTTCTACCGCGCCCACCCCGAGGCCCTCCCGCTCAGCCGCGACGGGGTGCGCCTCGCCTTCGGATCGCGCGGCGCGATCTGCCACAGCTCGGCCCCCTACCGCGTGGCGGCGGCGAACATCACCGAACAGCTCGCCCGCCGCTACGCGAACCACCCCGCCCTCGCGATGTGGCACGTCCACAACGAGTACGGCGTCCCCGTCAGCGCCTGCTACTGCGACAATTGCGCCGCCCACTTCCGCCGCTGGCTCACCGCCCGGCACGGCTCCGTAGAGGCGGTCAACGAGGCCTGGGGCACCGCCTTCTGGGGCCAGCGCTACCGCAGCCTCGACGACATCGACCCGCCCCGCACCACCCCGACCGTCGGCAACCCCGCCCAGCAGCTGGACTACGCCCGCTTCGCCGACGCCACCATGCGGGAGAACTTCACCGCCGAACGCGACATCCTGCACCGGCTCGCCCCCGGCATCCCGGTCACCACCAACTTCATGACCGCCCTCAGCCAGTGCGACTCCGTCGACTACTGGGCCTGGGGCCGCGAGGTCGACCTCGTCACCAACGACCACTACCTGATCACCGACGGCCGCCGCACCCACGTCAACCTCGCCATGGCCGCCGACCTCACCCGCTCGGTCGCGGGCGGCGGCCCCTGGCTGCTCCTGGAGCACTCCACCAGCGGCGTCAACTGGCAGCCCCGCAACCCCGCCAAGCGCCCCGGCGAGATGGCCCGCAACAGTCTCGCCCACGTCGCCCGGGGATCCGAGGGCGCGATGTTCTTCCAGTGGCGGCAGTCCCGGCGCGGCGCCGAGAAGTTCCACTCCGCGATGGTCCCGCACGCCGGCACCGACTCACGGATCTGGCGCGAGGTGAGCGCGCTCGGCGCCGGGCTCGGCCTGCTGGAGGACGTCCGGTCCACCCGGACCGTCGCCGACGTGGCGATGCTCTGGGACTGGCAGTCCTGGTGGGCGCAGCGCCTGGAGTGGCGCCCGAGCGAGGAGCACGACGCCCGCGAGCGCGCCGACACCTTCTACGCCTCGCTCTACGACCAGCACCTCACGGTCGACTTCGCACACCCGGACGCCGACCTCTCCGGCTACCCGCTGGTCGTCGTCCCCGCCCTCTACCTCGCCACCGAGGAGAGCGGACGCAATCTGCGCCGGTACGTCGAGAACGGTGGCACCCTCGTCGTCTCGTACTTCTCCGGCATCGTCGACACCGACGACGCGGTGCACCCCGGCCCCTACCCGGGCGCGTTCCGGGACGTCCTCGGCCTGACCGTCGAGGAGTTCTCCCCGCTCGGCGAAGGCGGCACCGTCCGCCTCATCACCCCCGAAGGCGCCCCCGAAGGCCCGGAGCTGACCGGCGACGTCTGGTCGGACGTGGTGATCCCGCGCGGCGCCGAGACCGTCTGGGCGTACGCCGACGGCATCCCGGCCGGCCGCCCCGCCGTCACCCGCAACCGGCTCGGCGAGGGCACCGCCTGGTACATCTCCACCCGGCTCTCCGGACCCGGCCTGGACACCGTCCTGGCCCGTGCCGCCGCCGACGCCGGCATCGAGCCCCGCACCGGTCTCCCGTACGACGTCGAGGTGGTGCGCCGCACCGGCGACACCGGCAGCTACCTCTTCGTGATCAACCACTCCGACGCCGAAGCCGACGTGGCGCTGGACGCCCCCGGCACCGAACTCCTCACCGGCGAGCCCGCCGTGGACAAGCTCGCCGTACCGGCGGGGGCGGTCCGCGTCGTACGGCTCGACGGCTGA
- a CDS encoding arabinogalactan endo-1,4-beta-galactosidase, whose amino-acid sequence MYGTTHTRAKAAGTVAALSGLVFAALPAQAAHAATAPVNTGFESGATGWSTYSAGGQDAASFTEAGGHGGSTRLSHWSASAYKVETYQYLSGLTDGTYTLSAWVRSGGGQNSAYIALRNCGAAEQRTDLPTTANGAWVRLVTSVKVTGGACTISLNSDAHAGEWANFDDITFTPGSTGLSVRGGDLSTLPKNEAHGATYSDASGRAGDAMSILKGSGMNYVRLKVWVDPADGYNDKAHVLAMAKRAKALGMKTLVDFHYSDAWADPGKQNKPAAWAGHGYSQLRTDVYNHTYDVLNALKAQGTTADMVQIGNEINGGMLWPEGSTDNWAQLGGLLTSGANAAKAVSSTTKVALHLAEGGDNAGTRWWFDNAVARKVPFDVIALSYYAYWHGSLAELQTNLDDAASRYGKPVLVAETAYAHTLADDDGLENNVATAEQLVTGYPATPAGQAANLRDVMNVVEAVPNGRGLGAVYWEPAWTAVTGSGWDPADPASGNAWENQAVFDYNGRLLPAAAWFSHR is encoded by the coding sequence ATGTACGGAACGACGCACACCCGCGCGAAAGCGGCCGGGACGGTGGCCGCACTGTCCGGCCTCGTGTTCGCCGCGCTCCCCGCCCAGGCCGCCCACGCGGCCACCGCCCCCGTCAACACCGGTTTCGAGTCCGGCGCGACCGGCTGGTCGACGTACTCGGCCGGCGGGCAGGACGCCGCCTCCTTCACCGAGGCGGGCGGCCACGGCGGCAGCACCCGGCTCAGCCACTGGTCGGCCTCGGCGTACAAGGTCGAGACCTACCAGTACCTGAGCGGCCTCACCGACGGCACGTACACCCTCAGCGCCTGGGTCCGCTCCGGCGGAGGCCAGAACTCCGCCTACATCGCCCTGCGCAACTGCGGCGCCGCCGAACAGCGCACCGACCTGCCGACGACCGCGAACGGCGCCTGGGTCCGGCTGGTCACCTCCGTCAAGGTGACCGGCGGGGCCTGCACCATCAGCCTCAACTCCGACGCGCACGCGGGGGAGTGGGCCAACTTCGACGACATCACCTTCACCCCCGGATCCACCGGCCTGAGCGTCAGGGGCGGTGACCTCTCCACCCTCCCGAAGAACGAGGCGCACGGCGCGACGTACAGCGACGCGAGCGGCAGGGCCGGGGACGCCATGAGCATCCTCAAGGGCTCCGGGATGAACTACGTACGCCTCAAGGTCTGGGTGGACCCGGCCGACGGCTACAACGACAAGGCCCACGTCCTCGCCATGGCCAAGCGCGCCAAGGCCCTCGGCATGAAGACCCTCGTCGACTTCCACTACTCCGACGCCTGGGCCGACCCCGGCAAGCAGAACAAGCCCGCCGCCTGGGCCGGACACGGCTACAGCCAACTGCGCACGGACGTCTACAACCACACGTACGACGTGCTGAACGCGCTCAAGGCCCAGGGCACCACGGCCGACATGGTGCAGATCGGCAACGAGATCAACGGTGGGATGCTCTGGCCGGAGGGCTCCACCGACAACTGGGCCCAGCTGGGCGGGCTCCTGACTTCCGGGGCGAACGCCGCGAAGGCGGTCTCCTCCACCACGAAGGTGGCTCTGCACCTCGCCGAGGGCGGCGACAACGCGGGCACCCGCTGGTGGTTCGACAACGCGGTGGCGCGGAAGGTGCCCTTCGACGTCATCGCCCTCTCGTACTACGCCTACTGGCACGGATCGCTGGCCGAACTCCAGACCAACCTGGACGACGCCGCGTCCCGCTACGGGAAGCCGGTGCTGGTCGCCGAGACCGCCTACGCCCATACGCTCGCGGACGACGACGGCCTGGAGAACAACGTCGCGACCGCCGAGCAGCTGGTCACCGGCTACCCGGCGACCCCGGCCGGCCAGGCGGCGAACCTCCGGGACGTCATGAACGTCGTCGAGGCCGTCCCGAACGGCCGGGGACTCGGCGCCGTCTACTGGGAGCCGGCGTGGACCGCGGTCACCGGCAGCGGCTGGGACCCGGCCGACCCGGCCTCGGGCAACGCCTGGGAGAACCAGGCGGTGTTCGACTACAACGGCAGGCTGCTCCCGGCAGCGGCCTGGTTCTCGCACAGGTAG